The Candidatus Eisenbacteria bacterium nucleotide sequence GCCCCCGCTGCGCCGCCTGTCCGCTGCTGCCCTTCCTGCCCGGCGGAGTGGCGGTTGAAGCGGGAAGGTGAGGGAGCGAGGGAGATCCGCGGGCTCGCGCGGAGCGATGATGGAACAATTGACGACGTTTGACGACGCGCTGGGAATGGTCTTGGACGCCGCCCCGAGGCCAAGGCGGGAGATCGTCGATCTGAAGGACTCCTGCGGTCGCGTCCTGGCCCGCGACATCCGCGCCGATCGCGACCTTCCTCCATTTGATCGAGCCGCTCTCGACGGCTACGCGTTCCGCGTCGGAGGGAAGAGCGAAGGCGAGCCGGTCTGGCCGGTCGTCGGGGAGGTGGCGGCCGGATCGAGGCCGCCGCGCGAGCTGAAGGAAGGCACGTCCATTCGGATCTGGACAGGAGCGCCGGTGCCGCGCGGCGCCCAGGGGATCGTCCCCGTCGAGGAGGCGACGGAGGTCGCGGGCGGAGTGCTCCTCAGCCTGCCCGGGAGCGCCGGCGGGCGAAAGCGCGCGGCCATCGCCCTGCGCGGCGAGGATGCTCGCAGAGGGGATCGCCTTTTCGCCCGCGGGACGCGGTTGCGCCACGCAGCGCTGCCGGTGCTCGCGGCAGTCGGGGTCCACAGGGTCCCGGTGCACGCAAGACCCACGCTCGCGGTGGTCTCCACCGGCGATGAGCTCGTCCCGGCGGCCGGCCGGCCGAGTCCCGTGCAGATCCGAAGCTCCAACGATCTCCTGATCCGCTCGCTCGTCGCCGCCGCGGGAGTCTCGTCGGTCAACGATCTCGGGATCGCCAGGGATGAGCCCGCCCTGCTCAAGAAGGCGCTCGCGCGCGGCCTCGAGGCGGAGATCCTCGTCGTCTCGGGGGGCGTCTCGGCGGGCAGGCTCGACCACGTTCCCGCGGTCCTGCGGGATCTGGGCGTGCGCGTCGTCTTCCACAAGGTCGCGATCCGCCCCGGAAAGCCGCTTCTCTTCGGAGTGAGATCGCTGGCGGGCCGCCGCACGGCGGTCTTCGGCCTGCCCGGAAACCCGGTGGGCGTGCTGGTGACCGCGGTGGAGTTTCTCCTGCCGTTCATCCGCCGGTTCCAGGGGGAGGTTCCCTCGGTCGATCTGCCCTTGCCCGTCCGCATCGAGACAGCGATGCGCCGCGGAGGGGACTTGCTCCACTTCGTTCCTTGCGCGCTCGATGTCGACACGGAGGGCTCGATGCGCGCGCGGGAGATCCCGCTCCGAGGAAGCGGCGACTTCGCCGCGGCGTCTCGGACCGACGCGCTGCTTCGCGTGCCGGGCGACGGCGTGGGGAGGGAAAGCGGATCCGTGCTGACGGCCGACCTCCTGCCTGGAGGCGCGCCACGAGGGGAGGGAAGATGACGCTCGATCCATCCTTCACGCACCTTGGTCCGTCAGGAGCGAAGATGGTCGATGTCACGGACAAGGAGATCACCGCGCGCGGCGCAGTCGCTCGAGCGAGGGTCCGGATTGGAGAGAAGGCCGCCTCGGCGATCGCGTCCGACTCGATCGCCAAGGGGAAAGTGCTGGATGTCGCCCGGATCGCCGGGATTCAGGCGG carries:
- a CDS encoding molybdopterin molybdotransferase MoeA; this encodes MMEQLTTFDDALGMVLDAAPRPRREIVDLKDSCGRVLARDIRADRDLPPFDRAALDGYAFRVGGKSEGEPVWPVVGEVAAGSRPPRELKEGTSIRIWTGAPVPRGAQGIVPVEEATEVAGGVLLSLPGSAGGRKRAAIALRGEDARRGDRLFARGTRLRHAALPVLAAVGVHRVPVHARPTLAVVSTGDELVPAAGRPSPVQIRSSNDLLIRSLVAAAGVSSVNDLGIARDEPALLKKALARGLEAEILVVSGGVSAGRLDHVPAVLRDLGVRVVFHKVAIRPGKPLLFGVRSLAGRRTAVFGLPGNPVGVLVTAVEFLLPFIRRFQGEVPSVDLPLPVRIETAMRRGGDLLHFVPCALDVDTEGSMRAREIPLRGSGDFAAASRTDALLRVPGDGVGRESGSVLTADLLPGGAPRGEGR